The following nucleotide sequence is from Dyella sp. BiH032.
TGCCGGCCGCTACCACCTGGCGATGCCGAACAACGTCGCGGTACGCGGCGCTTCCGGTTCGCTGATCACCAACGAGTACTTCACCTACACCGGCGTCGACCCGAAGACCGGCGCGCCGACCGGTCTTACTCCGATCGCCGTGGACCGCAGCCTGGGCCACGCTTGCGGCAATACCAACGCCGTCTCCACTAACCTGGAGTGCGGTACGGCACCGGATCCGCGCACGGTGGCGGCGAAGGGCCTGAAGTCGCACTACCAGGACGAATACATCGCCGGCATGGAGCAGCAGGTCAGCCCGACCTTTAACTGGGGTGCCAAGCTGACCTACCGCAAGCTGCGCAGCGCGATCGACGACACCTGCGCCCAAGCGCTGGGCGGCTCGTGCTTCCTGTTCAACCCGGGCGAGACCAATACCTTCCTGCAGGCGCAGGACGACGGCAGCTACAAGGAAGTGACCTACACCCGCCAGCAGCTGGGTCTACCGGAACTCAAGCGCAAGTACTACGCGCTCGACCTGTTCCTGGAGCATCCGTTCGCCGACAAGTGGTACGGCCGCGTGGACTACACGTTCTCGCGCAACTACGGCAACACCGAAGGCCAGCTGGCTTCCGACCTGGATACCGGCAACGGCGGCCAGGCCGACGTGTCCACCACGCAGGACTGGGACCTGCCGCAGCTGATGGTCGGCTCCAACGGTCTGCTGCCTAACAACCGCAAGCACCAGATCAAGGCGTACGGCTACTTCCAGGCCACCGAGGAATGGCGCTTCGGCGCCACGCTGGTCGCCGCCTCGGGTCGCCCGAAGAACTGCACCAGCCACTACCCGACGGCCGACGCCGGCCTTTACAGCGGCGCTGCGTACTGGTTCTGCGGCCTATCCGGCTCGGGCACGAAACCGGGTCAGCTGGATTCGAAGGGCAAGCCGATCACCTACGTCCCGGCCGCCGCCGACTACGCCTTCTCCCCGCGCGGCTCGCACGGCACCGCCCCGTGGACCTACCAGCTCAACCTCAACGTGGCCTATCAGCCGGCCTGGCTGAAGGACTTCACGCTGCAGCTGGACGTGATCAACGTGCTCAACCGCCAGGTGGCGACGGCCTACAACTATCGCTACGAAACCAGCGCGCGCAATACGCCGAACCAGCTCTACCTGCGTGAACTGAACGTGTCCGACCCGCGCTATTTCCGCATCACGGCGCGCTACGACTTCTGAGCACATCGCATTACACAACTACCGAGCCCGGCGCCAGCGGAACGGCGCCGAGGACCTCGGATCTCCCCAAGTGCCGCCGGTACCAACCGGCGGCTTTTTTGTGGGCCCGCATCTCAGGCCGGCGAGTAGCGGCGGCGCGGTTCCCCGGCATAATTCCCCCGTCAGAACACGCGAGGGACAGCCATGCTCGATGCCATCCGCCGCTGGTTAAAACGCACGGTCGCCACAGTCGATCGCGGCGCCATCGCCACCGACATCGATGACAACGGCGAGCTGGAGGGAAGCTACCTTTTCATGTGCGCGATGGCCGCTGGCATCGCCACCATCGGCCTGCTGTGCAACTCGGTATCGGTGATCATCGGCGCCATGCTGGTGTCGCCGCTGATGGGTCCGATCGTACGGCTGGGCCTGGGCATCGCCACGCTGGATATCCGGCGGGTGTTCCGCGCACTGGGCACGCTGCTGGCCGGCATGGGGTTGGCGCTGCTGGTGTCCATCCTGATCGTGCGCCTGTCGCCCCTGCGGGTGCCGACGCCCGAGATCCTTGCGCGGACCACGCCCAACCTCTTCGACATGATCGCCGCCACCCTCTCCGGCCTGGCCGGCGGCTACGCGATGATCCGCCAGCGCGGCGGCACTATCGTGGGCGTGGCGATCGCCACCGCGCTGATGCCGCCGATGGCGGTGGTCGGCTTCGGCCTGGCGGTGGCTCAATGGAGCATCTCGCAGGGCGCGCTGCTGCTGTTCGCCACCAACTTCGCCACGATCGCGCTCAGCGCCACGCTGATGTGCACCTGGTACGGCTTCAGCGGACGCGATACCCGCGCCGCGGTGGCTTGGCAGATGGTCGTCGGCTTCGCCGTACTGCTGCCGCTGGGCTGGCCGCTGGCGCACGCCCTGGGCGACATCGCGCGCCAGACCAGCCTGCTCGGCACCGTGCGCAGCACGCTCACCAGCACGCTCGGTGGACAGAGCGTGCGCGTCCTCGACCTGCAACTGGACAACCGGCAGCGTACGATCGAGGTCACGTTCGCCGCGCAACACTACGACAGGGACGATGACAGACGGCTGCACCAGGCGTTGGATGACGCGCTTCCCAAGGGCCTGGAATTGCGGCTGTCGCCAGTGATTACGGCGGACCCGGCGGCAACCGAGCTTCCGCGTTCGGCGCTGGGCGGCAATCTCAATGCGGTAGCTGCCGCACCCGGCCCCGGTGACGGCGCCGCCGCCGTGGTGGCGAACTTCCCCTTGCCGTTGCTGGGCTCGCACATCGATGCCGCCACGCGTCGGCTTACCCTTACCGTCGCGCCCGGCGCGGAGGCCTCGCTGGCTTCGCTCAGGCAGATGGAAGACATGCTGAGCACGCGCCTTGGCGGTTGGCAGGTAAGCATCGTGCCGCCACCGCACCCCCTGCCGCCGGTGCTCTTTCCGCGCGGCTCTGCCGAGCTGGGTGAATCGCAGCGCGCAACGCTGGCTGTGATCGATTGGGCCACGCAGCGCTGGAACACGCGCCGGCTGCTGCTGGAAGGCCGCGCCAGTTCCGACGGCGGCGGCACGCCCGCGCTGGCGGGGCAACGGGCCGATGCCGTTCGCGGCTGGCTGGAAGGCCACGGCCTGCAAGCCACCGTCGGCAACAGCTACCCCCTGCCAGCCCAGGCCCAGGCCGAGGCCGAACAAGGCGCGGATCCTTTCCGCAGCGTGTTCGTGCAGGTGATCGGCGAGTGAAGTCCCAGGCTCCCGCCGTTCCTGTTCGTGGCCAAAGCTGCTTGAATGCCCCGACTGCTTCCCTCAGAAGGAACTCCCGGTGAAGAAGCTTTCCCTGTCCCTGCTAATGGCCTTTTCGATGACCGGCATCACCCATGCAGCCACGTCGACCGTCCCCGGCGACGCACCCGACCCCAACCTCTGGCTCGAAAACATCGACGGTGCCAAGCAGCTCGACTGGGTGCGCGCGCGCAACGCCGAGACGGTGAAGCAATATGCGGAGACGCCCGACTTCAAGCTGCTGGATGCACGCATCCTCGAAGTGCTCGACTCCAACGCACGCATTCCGTTCGTGGCCAAGCTCGGCGACCACTACTACAACTTCTGGCGCGACAAGGAGCATCCGCGCGGGTTGTGGCGGCGCACCTCGCCGGCCGAGTACCGCAAGGCCCAGCCCGACTGGGAGACGGTGATCGATCTCGATGCGCTGGCCAAGGCAGAGAACGAGAACTGGGTCTGGCACGGCGCCGAGTGCCTTAAGCCGGACAACCGCCGCTGTCTGGTGATGCTGTCCCGCGGCGGCGCCGATGCCGACGTGATGCGCGAATTCGACCTGCCCACCAAGCAGTTCGTGAAGGACGGCTTCACCCTGCCCGAGGCCAAGACCCAGGTGTCCTGGAAGGATCGGGACGCACTCTACGTCGCCACCGATTTCGGCCCCGGCTCGATGACCGCGTCGAGCTACCCCCGCATCGTCAAGGAATGGAAGCGCGGCACGCCGCTGTCCACGGCGACCGTGGTCTACGAAGGCAAGCACGAGGACATGAGCATCTCGGCTTACCGCGACCACACGCCAGGCTTCGAGCGCGACTTCGTTCACCGCCAGATGGCCTTCTACGACAGCGAGAGCTTCCTGCGCAGCAAGGACGGCAAGCTGGTCAAGATCGACGTCCCCAGCGACGCGACCACCGACGTGCACCGTGAGTGGCTGCTGGTCACGCCGCGCAGCGACTGGAGCGTGGGCGGAAAGACCTACAAGGCCGGCTCGCTGCTCGCCGCGCGGTTCGACGACTACATGGCCGGCAAGCGGGAACTGCTGGTGCTGTTCGAACCCACGCAGACCA
It contains:
- a CDS encoding TIGR00341 family protein; translation: MLDAIRRWLKRTVATVDRGAIATDIDDNGELEGSYLFMCAMAAGIATIGLLCNSVSVIIGAMLVSPLMGPIVRLGLGIATLDIRRVFRALGTLLAGMGLALLVSILIVRLSPLRVPTPEILARTTPNLFDMIAATLSGLAGGYAMIRQRGGTIVGVAIATALMPPMAVVGFGLAVAQWSISQGALLLFATNFATIALSATLMCTWYGFSGRDTRAAVAWQMVVGFAVLLPLGWPLAHALGDIARQTSLLGTVRSTLTSTLGGQSVRVLDLQLDNRQRTIEVTFAAQHYDRDDDRRLHQALDDALPKGLELRLSPVITADPAATELPRSALGGNLNAVAAAPGPGDGAAAVVANFPLPLLGSHIDAATRRLTLTVAPGAEASLASLRQMEDMLSTRLGGWQVSIVPPPHPLPPVLFPRGSAELGESQRATLAVIDWATQRWNTRRLLLEGRASSDGGGTPALAGQRADAVRGWLEGHGLQATVGNSYPLPAQAQAEAEQGADPFRSVFVQVIGE